The Aeromicrobium sp. Leaf245 genome includes a region encoding these proteins:
- a CDS encoding LPXTG cell wall anchor domain-containing protein encodes MTRRLLAALVAVLLGTATGAVVLAAPAQAAACAKGDGVTVVVDYHQLGGGASTTCVPGGGRKATSAFDAAGVSLRYAARQQGFVCQVNAKPANAGCVQASPSDAYWSLWVSSGNGSWSYATAGVGGVSVPKGGWVAWSWQGQSGKAQPGVSPVGKAAAAPAPKPSSRPTQKAPTAAPTSAVPSAEASASAKAKAEQKAQEEKKAEQKAGLKSGQGGEAGAASPSDGAGDDGTTSDDETRATSADAGSPWPTLVGVAAVLVLLGAAGIVAWRRRGSAP; translated from the coding sequence GTGACCAGGCGACTCCTCGCCGCGCTGGTCGCCGTCCTCCTCGGGACGGCGACCGGTGCGGTCGTCCTCGCCGCACCCGCGCAGGCTGCGGCCTGCGCCAAGGGTGACGGCGTGACCGTGGTCGTCGACTACCACCAGCTGGGTGGGGGTGCCTCCACGACGTGCGTCCCCGGCGGTGGTCGCAAGGCCACCTCCGCGTTCGACGCCGCAGGCGTCTCCCTCCGCTACGCCGCCCGGCAGCAGGGCTTCGTCTGCCAGGTCAACGCGAAGCCGGCCAACGCCGGGTGCGTGCAGGCCTCGCCGTCCGACGCCTACTGGTCGCTCTGGGTCTCCAGCGGCAACGGCAGCTGGAGCTACGCGACGGCCGGCGTCGGCGGCGTCTCCGTGCCGAAGGGCGGCTGGGTCGCCTGGAGCTGGCAGGGCCAGAGCGGCAAGGCCCAGCCCGGGGTCTCCCCGGTGGGCAAGGCGGCCGCGGCCCCGGCTCCGAAGCCGTCGAGCCGGCCCACGCAGAAGGCGCCCACGGCTGCGCCGACGTCGGCGGTCCCGTCCGCGGAGGCCTCGGCCAGCGCCAAGGCGAAGGCCGAGCAGAAGGCCCAGGAAGAGAAGAAGGCTGAGCAGAAGGCTGGGCTGAAGTCGGGGCAGGGGGGCGAGGCGGGCGCCGCCAGCCCCTCCGACGGAGCCGGCGACGACGGCACGACGTCCGACGACGAGACCCGCGCGACGTCGGCCGACGCCGGGTCGCCGTGGCCGACGCTGGTCGGTGTCGCGGCCGTGCTGGTGCTGCTCGGTGCCGCCGGGATCGTCGCGTGGCGGCGGAGGGGAAGCGCGCCCTGA
- a CDS encoding metal-dependent transcriptional regulator, whose amino-acid sequence MPDTPSASTQAPLALSSSMQDYLKVIWTSQEWDDTPISSKALADRFGVTPSTVSESLKKLAAQGLVDHRRYGAVTLTASGRTAALAMVRRHRLVETFLVEYLGYAWDEVHDEAEVLEHAVSDDFVERLAERLGHPEFDPHGDPIPTADGRLPALDARRLVDVEAPADLVVVRVSDDDPALLRHLVELGLVLGVRVHLVERHDFAGTLAVRIDGRTLDVGHVAAAAIFVSPA is encoded by the coding sequence GTGCCTGACACCCCCTCCGCCTCGACCCAGGCCCCCTTGGCGCTGTCCTCCTCGATGCAGGACTACCTCAAGGTCATCTGGACGAGCCAGGAGTGGGACGACACCCCCATCTCCTCCAAGGCGCTGGCCGACCGCTTCGGCGTGACGCCCTCGACGGTCTCCGAGTCACTCAAGAAGCTCGCCGCCCAGGGGCTCGTCGACCACCGGCGCTACGGGGCGGTCACCCTCACGGCGTCGGGTCGGACGGCCGCGCTCGCGATGGTCCGTCGCCACCGGCTCGTCGAGACGTTCCTCGTCGAGTACCTCGGCTACGCGTGGGACGAGGTGCACGACGAGGCCGAGGTGCTGGAGCACGCCGTGAGCGACGACTTCGTCGAACGGCTCGCGGAGCGGCTCGGCCACCCCGAGTTCGACCCCCACGGCGACCCCATCCCGACGGCCGACGGCCGACTGCCCGCGCTCGACGCACGCCGGCTGGTCGACGTCGAGGCACCCGCCGACCTCGTCGTGGTGCGCGTCTCCGACGACGACCCGGCCCTGCTGCGCCACCTCGTCGAGCTCGGGCTCGTCCTCGGGGTCCGTGTGCACCTGGTGGAGCGGCACGACTTCGCGGGCACCCTGGCCGTCCGGATCGACGGTCGCACGCTCGACGTCGGGCACGTGGCCGCGGCGGCGATCTTCGTCTCGCCCGCCTGA
- the rraA gene encoding ribonuclease E activity regulator RraA encodes MTSWTTPDLCDTHHPDRLVVVQPGLLRGFGGREAFSGAVETVACFEDNSHVKRLADEPGDGRVLVVDGGGSLRRALLGDVIAARFVENGWSGLVIHGAVRDVEILRDLDLGVQAIAPCPVRTEKRGLGDVGVAVTFGGATIRSGQWVYADANGVVVADEPLV; translated from the coding sequence ATGACCAGCTGGACCACGCCCGACCTCTGCGACACCCACCACCCGGATCGGCTGGTGGTCGTCCAGCCGGGTCTGCTGCGTGGCTTCGGTGGCCGTGAGGCGTTCAGCGGAGCTGTGGAGACCGTGGCCTGCTTCGAGGACAACTCGCACGTCAAGCGACTCGCGGACGAGCCGGGCGACGGCCGCGTGCTGGTCGTCGACGGCGGGGGATCGCTGCGCCGCGCCCTCCTCGGCGACGTGATCGCCGCCCGCTTCGTCGAGAACGGGTGGTCCGGGCTGGTCATCCACGGCGCCGTGCGCGACGTCGAGATCCTGCGGGACCTCGACCTGGGTGTCCAGGCGATCGCCCCGTGCCCCGTCCGGACCGAGAAGCGCGGCCTCGGCGACGTGGGCGTCGCGGTGACCTTCGGCGGTGCGACGATCCGGTCCGGCCAGTGGGTCTACGCCGACGCCAACGGCGTGGTCGTGGCCGACGAGCCCCTCGTCTGA
- a CDS encoding acyl-CoA dehydrogenase, giving the protein MSLSEEVRIALDGKWRHVREQSRRELAEMDLAYDLDLDIDAARERTLRQLEGLVDTGVPAAGFRTEHGGGGDPGMAVTGIEMLAQFDLSLMVKAGVQWGLFGGAVENLGTERHRDLIPRLISLDLVGCYAMTEIGHGSNVQHLETTATFDADTQEFVVDSPTPSATKDYIGNAAAHATVAAVYAQLVTRGENHGVHCFIVPIRDEKGQTCDGVEIGDDRHKGGLGGVDNGRLSFHQVRIPRENLLNKYGDVAEDGTYSSPIEDVNRRFFTMLGTLVRGRISVGGSALAAAEVALSIAGRYALERRQFGQDGEPEVLLADYRVHQRRLLPLIARSYAYRFAQNQQVSRMDRLQRSTEPDLQEQRELEGRAAGLKAIMTWHASRAINESREMCGGAGYLAENRLTVLRGDIDVFTTFEGDNHVMLQLLSKELLTSYAKEVGGLDAVGMVRFVAETVAETVRERTAASQLIQRLIDAAPTGGDAHDLLDRGTQLSLFEDREQHLIETAARRLQRAAKAEGDEAFRIFNEAQDHLIRCGRAHVDRVVLEAFTAGIARCEDPDAADLLRKVCTLYALSVIEDDLAWFMAHNRISDQRAKAVTQLLNEQLAELRPHLLTLIEGLGVPEETLGAAMLLKQ; this is encoded by the coding sequence ATGAGCCTGTCCGAAGAAGTCCGCATCGCCCTCGACGGCAAGTGGCGCCACGTGCGCGAGCAGTCCCGCAGGGAGCTCGCCGAGATGGACCTGGCGTACGACCTCGACCTCGACATCGACGCCGCTCGCGAGCGGACGCTGCGCCAGCTCGAGGGCCTCGTCGACACCGGCGTCCCCGCAGCCGGCTTCCGCACCGAGCACGGCGGCGGCGGCGATCCGGGCATGGCCGTCACCGGCATCGAGATGCTCGCCCAGTTCGACCTCTCGCTCATGGTCAAGGCGGGCGTGCAGTGGGGACTGTTCGGCGGCGCGGTCGAGAACCTCGGCACCGAGCGCCACCGCGACCTCATCCCGCGGCTCATCTCGCTCGACCTCGTGGGCTGCTACGCCATGACCGAGATCGGCCACGGCAGCAACGTGCAGCACCTCGAGACCACGGCCACCTTCGACGCCGACACGCAGGAGTTCGTCGTCGACTCCCCCACGCCGTCGGCCACGAAGGACTACATCGGCAACGCCGCCGCCCACGCCACCGTCGCCGCGGTGTACGCCCAGCTGGTCACCCGGGGCGAGAACCACGGCGTGCACTGCTTCATCGTGCCGATCCGCGACGAGAAGGGGCAGACCTGCGACGGCGTCGAGATCGGCGACGACCGCCACAAGGGTGGTCTCGGTGGCGTCGACAACGGCCGTCTCTCCTTCCACCAGGTGCGCATCCCGCGCGAGAACCTGCTCAACAAGTACGGCGACGTGGCCGAGGACGGCACCTACTCCTCGCCCATCGAGGACGTGAACCGACGGTTCTTCACGATGCTCGGCACGCTCGTGCGCGGGCGGATCAGCGTCGGCGGGTCGGCGCTCGCCGCCGCCGAGGTGGCCCTCAGCATCGCCGGACGCTACGCCCTGGAGCGGCGCCAGTTCGGCCAGGACGGCGAGCCCGAGGTGCTGCTGGCGGACTACCGCGTGCACCAGCGCCGCCTGCTCCCGCTCATCGCCCGTTCGTACGCCTACCGGTTCGCCCAGAACCAGCAGGTCTCGCGCATGGACCGGCTGCAGCGCTCGACGGAGCCCGACCTGCAGGAGCAGCGCGAGCTCGAGGGCCGCGCCGCCGGCCTCAAGGCGATCATGACCTGGCACGCGTCGCGGGCGATCAACGAGTCGCGCGAGATGTGCGGCGGCGCCGGCTACCTCGCCGAGAACCGCCTCACGGTGCTGCGCGGCGACATCGACGTGTTCACCACCTTCGAGGGCGACAACCACGTGATGCTCCAGCTGCTCAGCAAGGAGCTGCTCACGTCGTACGCGAAGGAGGTCGGTGGGCTCGACGCGGTCGGCATGGTGCGGTTCGTGGCCGAGACCGTCGCCGAGACGGTCCGCGAGCGGACGGCCGCGAGCCAGCTCATCCAGCGGCTCATCGACGCCGCGCCCACCGGTGGCGACGCCCACGACCTGCTCGACCGCGGCACGCAGCTGAGCCTGTTCGAGGACCGTGAGCAGCACCTGATCGAGACCGCCGCACGACGGCTGCAGCGAGCCGCCAAGGCCGAGGGCGACGAGGCCTTCCGCATCTTCAACGAGGCGCAGGACCACCTGATCCGGTGCGGACGGGCGCACGTGGACCGGGTGGTGCTCGAGGCGTTCACCGCCGGCATCGCGCGCTGCGAGGACCCCGACGCCGCCGACCTGCTGCGCAAGGTCTGCACGTTGTACGCGCTGAGCGTCATCGAGGACGACCTCGCCTGGTTCATGGCTCACAACCGGATCTCCGACCAGCGCGCCAAGGCCGTGACCCAGCTGCTCAACGAGCAGCTCGCCGAGCTCCGCCCGCACCTGCTGACCCTCATCGAGGGCCTGGGCGTGCCGGAGGAGACGCTCGGCGCCGCGATGCTGCTCAAGCAGTGA
- a CDS encoding energy-coupling factor transporter transmembrane protein EcfT — protein sequence MTAPARDLHPGAWWLWALGLAAAASFTLNPLVLALIAAVVVLVVMARRSEAPWAMSFRFYVYFALFVVVLRVVYRILFGGGALEGDTIVLHLPEIPLPDAARGIQLLGDVTSTALLGALYDGMRLAVIILCVGAANSLANPRRLLAAVPPAFYEVGTAVVVALSVFPQLAESVQRVNRARRLRGDAGKGVGRLRRVVVPVLEDALERSMTLAAGMDARGYGRSGTATPRERLLTGVLMLTGLGALCVGAYAYLDGTAPRLLAGPVLVLGVLLAAAALWSAGRRVQRTRYRPDRWRRPEVLTALCGVVVAVGVDRAFDLDPYVVVPDLERWPTIGVPLVLVLLVGVLPAFLTPPPAPDVAGGADRAGGPGRDAEEVDRARAA from the coding sequence ATGACCGCTCCCGCTCGTGACCTGCATCCCGGAGCCTGGTGGCTCTGGGCGCTCGGTCTCGCCGCGGCGGCGTCGTTCACCCTCAACCCGCTGGTGCTCGCGTTGATCGCGGCGGTGGTGGTCCTGGTGGTGATGGCCCGTCGCAGCGAGGCGCCGTGGGCGATGTCGTTCCGGTTCTACGTGTACTTCGCGCTGTTCGTCGTGGTGCTGAGGGTCGTGTACCGGATCCTGTTCGGCGGAGGTGCGCTGGAGGGCGACACGATCGTGCTGCACCTGCCCGAGATCCCGCTGCCCGACGCGGCCCGCGGCATCCAGCTCCTGGGCGACGTGACGTCGACGGCGCTGCTCGGTGCGCTCTACGACGGCATGCGGCTGGCCGTGATCATCCTGTGCGTGGGAGCCGCGAACTCCCTGGCGAACCCTCGTCGCCTCCTCGCCGCCGTGCCCCCCGCGTTCTACGAGGTCGGCACCGCCGTGGTCGTGGCCCTGTCGGTCTTCCCGCAGCTCGCCGAGAGCGTGCAGCGGGTCAACCGTGCGCGTCGACTGCGGGGCGACGCCGGCAAGGGAGTCGGCCGGCTCCGGCGCGTGGTCGTGCCGGTGCTGGAGGACGCCCTGGAGCGGTCGATGACCCTGGCGGCCGGGATGGACGCGCGCGGCTACGGGCGGTCGGGCACGGCGACCCCGCGGGAGCGGCTCCTGACCGGGGTGCTCATGCTCACCGGGCTCGGCGCGCTCTGCGTCGGCGCGTACGCCTACCTCGACGGAACCGCGCCCCGTCTGCTCGCCGGGCCGGTGCTCGTGCTCGGGGTCCTGCTCGCCGCCGCTGCGCTGTGGTCGGCCGGCCGGCGCGTGCAGCGCACCCGCTACCGGCCCGACCGGTGGCGTCGGCCCGAGGTCCTCACGGCGCTGTGCGGCGTCGTGGTCGCCGTCGGGGTCGACCGCGCCTTCGACCTCGACCCGTACGTGGTGGTCCCCGACCTCGAGCGGTGGCCCACCATCGGCGTCCCGCTCGTGCTCGTGCTGCTGGTGGGTGTGCTCCCGGCCTTCCTGACCCCACCTCCGGCGCCCGACGTCGCCGGCGGTGCCGACCGTGCCGGTGGCCCGGGGCGCGACGCCGAGGAGGTGGACCGTGCTCGAGCTGCGTGA